Proteins encoded together in one Chitinophaga sp. LS1 window:
- a CDS encoding glycosyltransferase family 4 protein: MKFVFINTGTISQNAGIVRCLGLGTALVQLGHDVSIMINDDAQNVQAYGEVLNGIRFIYTKSGSGREQISKTLHLAKLSEVDYVHCMGAGSSIFLPALIAKKLLGKKFKLVVDFEDRQSLLVPPVLEKRILYYEKLAVKYADKVICASNELALLYKELYGIRAGYLPFAIDARRQIGRNVATADRFTIGYLGNLIQPYREQVDFLLATLPDMNDLQLIIAGKGEMLPVFQQEVKRMGLEDKVQFAGFVPDEKLNQLFGELDACVFYLPDIPVNRYRCPNKAFMYASTGLPVVASKVGEVVRVLQDYPNAAFFDNDNPADFINAVAKAKTQHAEVPDAFYEKNSWVARAKVYVDFITGKQA; this comes from the coding sequence GTGAAATTCGTTTTTATAAATACAGGAACTATCAGCCAGAATGCAGGCATCGTAAGGTGTTTGGGATTAGGAACGGCACTGGTGCAACTGGGGCATGATGTCAGCATTATGATCAATGACGACGCGCAGAATGTGCAGGCTTATGGTGAAGTATTGAATGGGATTAGATTTATCTATACTAAATCCGGCAGCGGTCGGGAGCAGATCAGCAAGACGCTGCACCTGGCCAAGCTCTCAGAGGTCGATTATGTGCATTGTATGGGAGCCGGGTCGTCTATTTTTTTACCTGCGCTGATAGCAAAAAAGCTGCTGGGAAAAAAATTTAAGCTGGTAGTGGATTTTGAAGACAGACAAAGTCTGTTGGTACCACCAGTGCTGGAAAAAAGAATACTCTATTATGAAAAGCTGGCAGTGAAATATGCAGATAAGGTTATTTGCGCAAGTAATGAGCTAGCTTTATTATATAAAGAATTATATGGAATCAGGGCGGGTTACCTGCCTTTTGCAATAGATGCACGCAGGCAGATCGGCAGGAATGTAGCTACAGCCGACCGCTTTACGATAGGCTATTTAGGAAACCTGATCCAGCCCTATCGTGAGCAGGTAGATTTTTTGCTGGCCACATTACCTGACATGAATGATTTGCAACTAATAATAGCAGGGAAAGGAGAAATGCTGCCAGTATTTCAGCAGGAAGTGAAACGGATGGGGCTGGAAGACAAGGTACAGTTTGCCGGGTTTGTACCTGATGAAAAACTAAACCAGCTCTTCGGAGAGCTGGATGCCTGTGTGTTTTATCTGCCAGATATACCCGTAAATAGGTACCGCTGCCCTAACAAAGCATTCATGTATGCATCTACAGGACTACCAGTGGTAGCTAGTAAGGTAGGAGAGGTGGTAAGGGTACTACAGGATTATCCTAATGCTGCGTTTTTTGATAATGACAATCCTGCTGATTTTATAAACGCAGTAGCAAAAGCAAAGACACAGCATGCAGAAGTACCGGATGCATTTTATGAGAAAAACAGCTGGGTGGCAAGGGCTAAGGTATATGTGGATTTTATCACAGGAAAACAGGCTTAA
- a CDS encoding glycosyltransferase family 1 protein, with product MRIFVDDGLSTVKKKITGIGWYTVEQIEIIQALGHEVSKPVYPAFFMKVPDAVKRLLYIKYFAGRYTDSSRYDVIHYTNFFMPAKKHRAKTMVTIHDLSPYYLPETFPPVYRVYATRTISNSMLYADRVCVPSLAVKNELITQFPEQQHKIVVMPTIIRDSVTSFLNSNKLTEEGPFFLYVGVLEKRKNLEMLCRAFREFSAQHRDVKLVLVGKPGYGFEDIEKEINSCSAIEYRNYVEESEMMQLYADALAFVFPSLYEGFGKPVVEAMYFNIPIIASDIPTNVELHQKHGEKLQLFGKRDAADLKQAMENIYSHPHKIEYPSLDIYRKEFVMDQIEAIYRF from the coding sequence TTGAGAATATTTGTAGATGACGGACTTTCTACTGTAAAAAAGAAGATCACAGGTATTGGCTGGTACACAGTAGAACAGATAGAGATCATTCAGGCGCTGGGGCATGAAGTGTCAAAACCTGTCTATCCTGCATTTTTTATGAAGGTACCGGATGCGGTGAAACGGCTTTTGTACATCAAATATTTTGCAGGTAGATATACTGATAGTAGTCGTTACGATGTTATCCATTATACGAATTTCTTTATGCCCGCGAAAAAGCACCGTGCAAAGACGATGGTGACGATCCATGATCTGTCGCCTTATTACCTGCCGGAAACATTCCCGCCGGTATATCGGGTTTATGCTACTCGTACGATCAGTAATTCTATGTTGTATGCTGATCGTGTATGTGTGCCTTCGTTGGCTGTGAAGAATGAACTGATTACACAGTTTCCGGAACAGCAGCACAAAATCGTTGTGATGCCAACCATTATCAGGGACAGTGTTACATCATTCCTCAATAGTAATAAACTTACAGAAGAAGGTCCCTTCTTTTTATATGTTGGTGTACTGGAGAAGCGGAAAAACCTTGAAATGTTATGCCGTGCTTTCAGGGAGTTCAGTGCGCAGCATCGCGATGTGAAACTGGTACTTGTCGGAAAACCCGGATATGGATTTGAAGATATTGAAAAGGAAATAAATAGTTGCAGCGCCATTGAGTATAGGAATTATGTGGAAGAAAGTGAAATGATGCAATTGTACGCCGACGCACTGGCATTTGTATTCCCCTCTCTTTATGAAGGATTTGGGAAACCTGTTGTGGAAGCCATGTATTTCAATATACCGATCATTGCCTCAGATATTCCTACGAACGTGGAACTGCACCAGAAACATGGTGAAAAATTACAGTTGTTCGGTAAGCGGGACGCCGCAGACCTAAAACAAGCAATGGAAAATATATATAGCCATCCTCATAAGATTGAATATCCTTCACTGGATATTTACCGCAAAGAGTTTGTGATGGACCAGATAGAAGCAATATACCGTTTTTAA
- a CDS encoding glycosyltransferase, giving the protein MTADKKPGCLLLISKLPYPPVGGDRVKNYNLIRILSRYYALDLVVITEEKPDEASVEFMQRYTNSCKVFLYPKWRFYINALVGLLGKEPIQVSYYYFREVQKYVDGLQEQAAIVIANLIRTAKYVNTSKAKVLDINDSLAINYKRSIGNVSSLFWKTIYRLEVNRLFAFEQKCIEQFGSTLFVNESEYDYWKDKGNVHYVPFGVDDKLFSYNQYDMRYSNAITFFGKMDYQPNVDTVVWFAKNVLEKLDPGIKFIIVGARPSNEVLNLSLNYKNLEVTGFVEDPYLIIASSFLSVAPMQTGAGLQNKVLEAMALGQVVLTNQLAAKPIMHAEDNKHLLLAETPDEIADRINEIFRDRNKYAHIGQNARELMSRYYTLQCYEQKVMNVLNTVAH; this is encoded by the coding sequence ATGACAGCTGACAAAAAACCAGGATGCCTGCTGCTGATATCCAAACTACCGTATCCTCCGGTAGGAGGTGATAGAGTAAAAAACTATAATCTCATCAGGATATTGAGCAGATATTACGCCTTAGATCTGGTAGTGATTACCGAAGAGAAGCCTGATGAAGCATCAGTGGAATTTATGCAACGTTATACGAATAGTTGCAAGGTATTTCTTTACCCTAAATGGCGGTTTTACATCAATGCACTGGTAGGCCTGCTGGGTAAGGAACCTATCCAGGTGTCTTACTATTACTTCCGTGAAGTGCAAAAGTACGTCGATGGGTTGCAGGAACAGGCTGCTATTGTGATAGCAAATTTGATCAGAACAGCAAAATATGTAAATACCAGTAAGGCTAAGGTATTGGATATAAATGATTCACTTGCAATAAATTATAAACGGTCTATCGGCAATGTCTCATCCTTGTTCTGGAAAACTATTTACAGGCTGGAAGTAAACCGGCTCTTTGCCTTCGAACAGAAGTGCATAGAGCAATTTGGGTCAACCTTGTTTGTAAATGAATCAGAATATGATTACTGGAAAGATAAGGGCAACGTGCATTACGTACCATTTGGTGTAGACGATAAGTTGTTTTCCTACAACCAGTATGATATGCGATATTCAAATGCCATAACTTTCTTTGGCAAGATGGATTACCAGCCAAATGTTGACACGGTTGTCTGGTTTGCAAAGAATGTATTGGAGAAGCTGGATCCGGGTATAAAATTCATAATCGTAGGGGCAAGACCATCAAATGAAGTATTGAACCTATCTTTGAACTATAAAAACCTGGAGGTGACAGGATTTGTGGAAGACCCCTATCTGATCATCGCTTCATCGTTTTTGTCAGTAGCGCCCATGCAAACGGGGGCCGGATTACAGAACAAGGTGCTGGAGGCAATGGCGCTGGGCCAGGTGGTATTGACTAATCAGCTGGCTGCAAAGCCCATTATGCATGCAGAAGATAACAAACATCTACTACTGGCAGAGACTCCGGATGAAATAGCTGACAGAATCAACGAAATATTCAGGGATCGGAATAAATACGCCCATATCGGACAAAATGCCCGGGAGCTCATGAGCCGGTATTACACCCTGCAATGTTATGAGCAGAAGGTCATGAATGTATTGAATACGGTGGCACATTAA
- the gmd gene encoding GDP-mannose 4,6-dehydratase yields the protein MKKALITGITGQDGAYLTELLLKKGYEVHGIKRRSSLFNTDRIDHLYQDPHENKVSLQLHYGDLTDSTNLIRIVQQVQPDEIFNLGAMSHVQVSFETPEYTANADGIGTLRILEAVRLLGLTQKTKIYQASTSELYGLVQEVPQSERTPFYPRSPYAVAKMYAYWITVNYREAYNMYACNGILFNHESPLRGETFVTRKITRGVAKIALGMQDELFMGNLDAKRDWGHAKDYVEAMWLILQQDKPEDYVIATGITTPVREFIRMAFAEAGIELEFKGTGVDEKAFVKSKAADVAGVEIGQEVVAIDPRYFRPTEVDLLIGDPTKSQQQLGWKPKYDLAALVKEMVAADLELFRREKLLKDAGYKVLNQFE from the coding sequence ATGAAAAAAGCACTTATTACAGGTATTACTGGTCAAGATGGTGCATATCTGACTGAATTACTATTGAAGAAAGGGTATGAAGTGCACGGTATCAAGCGCCGTAGTTCACTTTTTAATACTGATCGTATAGACCATCTTTACCAGGATCCACATGAAAATAAAGTTAGCTTGCAGCTTCATTATGGGGATCTGACAGATTCTACCAACCTGATTCGTATTGTTCAGCAGGTCCAACCTGACGAAATCTTTAACCTCGGTGCCATGAGCCATGTACAGGTGAGTTTTGAAACCCCTGAATATACTGCCAATGCCGACGGTATTGGTACACTGAGGATACTGGAAGCAGTTCGTTTGTTAGGACTGACTCAGAAAACAAAAATATACCAGGCGTCTACTTCCGAGTTGTATGGTCTGGTACAGGAGGTGCCTCAGTCTGAAAGAACCCCCTTCTATCCCCGTTCTCCCTATGCAGTAGCCAAGATGTATGCTTACTGGATCACAGTGAACTACAGAGAAGCTTACAATATGTATGCTTGTAATGGTATCCTGTTTAACCATGAAAGCCCACTGAGAGGTGAGACCTTTGTAACCCGCAAGATTACAAGAGGAGTCGCTAAGATCGCGTTGGGTATGCAGGATGAACTGTTTATGGGTAATCTGGATGCAAAACGTGACTGGGGTCATGCAAAAGATTATGTAGAAGCCATGTGGCTGATCCTCCAGCAGGATAAACCTGAGGATTATGTAATAGCAACGGGTATTACTACCCCAGTTAGAGAGTTTATTAGAATGGCTTTTGCAGAAGCAGGTATAGAACTTGAATTCAAAGGTACTGGTGTCGATGAAAAAGCATTTGTGAAAAGCAAGGCGGCAGATGTGGCAGGGGTAGAGATAGGTCAGGAAGTAGTTGCGATCGATCCCCGTTATTTCCGTCCTACAGAAGTAGACCTGCTGATAGGTGATCCTACCAAATCACAACAGCAATTGGGCTGGAAGCCGAAATACGATCTGGCTGCACTGGTAAAGGAAATGGTGGCAGCTGATCTCGAGCTGTTCAGACGTGAAAAGTTGTTGAAAGATGCAGGATACAAAGTTCTAAATCAATTTGAATAG
- the fcl gene encoding GDP-L-fucose synthase, whose product MQKTDKIYVAGHRGMVGSAIVRRLENSGFHNIIVRTSKELDLRDQQATARFFAEEKPDVVFLAAAKVGGIIANNTYRGEFIYENLMIQNNIIHNAYLVGVKKLMFLGSSCIYPRLAPQPLKEDYLLTGLLEPTNEPYAIAKIAGIKMCDAYRAQYGCNFISVMPTNLYGPNDNYDLNTSHVLPALLRKFHEARINNTPEVVIWGTGTPLREFLHADDMADACFYLIQHYNEEGLVNIGTGVDISIGDLALMIKKIVGYEGKLTFDSSKPDGTPRKLMDVSKLTGLGWKASIQLEEGIRSVYEQVKNTHWKN is encoded by the coding sequence ATGCAAAAGACTGATAAAATATATGTGGCAGGCCACCGTGGAATGGTTGGCTCTGCCATAGTGAGAAGACTTGAGAATAGTGGGTTCCACAATATCATTGTCAGAACCTCCAAAGAGCTGGATTTGCGTGATCAACAGGCTACAGCCAGATTTTTTGCTGAAGAAAAGCCTGATGTGGTATTCCTGGCTGCAGCTAAAGTGGGAGGTATTATTGCAAATAATACTTACAGAGGCGAATTTATTTATGAAAATCTGATGATCCAGAACAACATTATTCATAATGCTTATCTCGTAGGTGTTAAGAAACTGATGTTCCTGGGATCTTCATGCATATACCCAAGGTTGGCCCCACAGCCGTTGAAGGAGGATTACCTGCTTACCGGCCTGCTGGAACCTACTAATGAACCATATGCTATTGCCAAGATAGCAGGTATCAAAATGTGTGATGCCTACAGGGCGCAATACGGTTGTAACTTTATTTCTGTAATGCCAACTAACCTGTATGGACCAAACGATAACTATGATCTGAATACCTCGCATGTACTGCCAGCGTTGCTGCGCAAGTTCCATGAGGCCAGAATCAACAATACACCGGAAGTAGTGATATGGGGTACGGGAACACCACTGCGTGAGTTCCTGCATGCAGATGATATGGCTGATGCATGTTTTTATTTAATTCAGCATTATAATGAGGAAGGACTGGTGAATATCGGAACCGGTGTAGATATTAGTATTGGTGATCTGGCGTTGATGATTAAGAAAATTGTAGGCTATGAAGGCAAGCTGACATTTGATTCCAGCAAGCCGGATGGTACTCCTCGTAAACTGATGGATGTAAGTAAACTGACTGGATTGGGATGGAAGGCCAGCATACAATTGGAAGAGGGGATCCGTTCAGTATACGAACAGGTAAAAAATACTCATTGGAAAAATTAG
- a CDS encoding mannose-1-phosphate guanylyltransferase yields MKNHNHVFIMAGGVGSRFWPKSRNNYPKQFIDILGIGKSLLQLTYERFNKIIPAENIYVVTNTAYKGLIQEQLPEVLADNILCEPSRNNTAPGIAYAAFKILAKDANASMVIAPSDHFILREETFLGKIQQALNIVAEKDILLTLGITPTRPDTGYGYIKFAEKGVEDIHKVIKFTEKPVLSKALEFLNSGDYVWNAGIFIWKAQSILNAVKQLTPELYDLFSKGEGLYNTAQEQVFIDQHYPQSPNISIDYAVMEKAENVYTMPVEFGWSDLGTWASLFMVAEKQDDSNNVFSGGDGKLEDTSDCIIHIPKDKLAVIRGLKDFIVVDDGNVLLIYPKTAEQEIKRVTEQLRIQNKISHL; encoded by the coding sequence ATGAAAAACCACAATCACGTTTTTATTATGGCAGGTGGCGTTGGAAGTCGCTTCTGGCCTAAAAGTAGGAATAACTATCCCAAACAGTTCATTGATATCCTTGGCATAGGCAAATCATTGTTACAATTGACTTATGAGCGGTTTAATAAAATTATACCTGCTGAGAATATCTATGTAGTAACCAATACTGCCTATAAAGGACTCATCCAGGAACAGTTGCCCGAAGTGTTAGCTGACAATATCCTTTGCGAACCTTCCCGGAATAACACTGCACCAGGTATTGCATATGCTGCATTTAAAATATTGGCAAAAGATGCGAATGCCTCTATGGTTATTGCTCCTTCTGATCATTTTATTCTCAGGGAAGAAACTTTCCTTGGAAAAATTCAGCAGGCATTAAATATCGTAGCTGAAAAGGATATATTATTAACCCTTGGTATTACACCTACCAGACCTGATACTGGTTACGGTTATATCAAGTTTGCAGAGAAGGGAGTAGAGGATATTCATAAGGTGATAAAGTTCACTGAAAAACCAGTTTTGTCCAAGGCGCTTGAATTTTTAAACAGCGGCGACTATGTATGGAATGCAGGCATTTTCATCTGGAAGGCACAATCTATACTCAATGCAGTAAAGCAGCTGACCCCTGAATTATATGACCTTTTCAGTAAAGGTGAGGGGCTCTATAATACCGCTCAGGAACAGGTATTCATAGATCAGCATTATCCACAGTCACCCAATATTTCCATAGATTATGCAGTAATGGAAAAGGCGGAAAATGTATATACTATGCCTGTTGAGTTTGGCTGGAGTGATCTTGGTACCTGGGCATCCCTGTTCATGGTAGCTGAAAAGCAGGATGACAGTAACAACGTTTTTTCTGGTGGCGATGGGAAGCTGGAAGATACCTCTGATTGTATCATTCATATACCCAAAGATAAACTGGCAGTGATTCGTGGACTGAAAGATTTCATTGTTGTAGATGATGGAAATGTATTGCTGATCTATCCTAAAACAGCAGAACAGGAAATTAAACGAGTGACGGAACAGCTTCGGATACAGAATAAGATCAGCCATTTATAA